The genome window gacagcattacacccacatcttctgacaccattacagtcacatctacTGACACCAGTACAGCCACATCTATTGACACAAGTACAGCCACATCTACTGACACAAGTACAGCCACGTCTACTGGTACCAGCTCAGTCACAGCTACTGGCACCATTACAACAACATCTACTGACACCATTACAGCCACATCTACTGACACAAGTACAGTCACAGCTACTGGCACCAGTACACCCACATCTACTGACACCAGTACAACCATATCTACTGACACCATTACAGCAACATTTACCGCCACCAGTACAGCCACAACCACTGACACTAGCACAGCCACGTCTCCTGACATGAGTACAGCAACAGCTACAGACACGAGTACAGCCACCAGTATATTAACATCATCTCCCACTTCTTCAATACAGACATCTTTCACCATGACATTCACTGCATCTGCCTCCAGTACAATAACGTTTACTTCATTACCTACGTCGACGATTGTTGCTACCTCTTCAAGCGTTTTGTCAACATCAACGATACAACCGACAAGTACTTCTGCTGTTGCATCATCATCCACTTCTGGTAATTATTTTATAGATACTTGTGTGAGATTGGTTATAAGCCACGTTTCAGTTCATGCATCGGATTAATAAATATACGAGTATACATTAAGCTCAAAATCTCTTATAATAGTTTCAATAATAGAAAATGGTAATACATGTATTGTACAAAATATATCAGCCTCtatttgcttttttgttgttattttatgctAATTATTTATCTGTTTTCATAGAAAGGTATTCAAAGAATCAAAACTGAAAATGCatgatattttctattaaatAGTGCCTGGTTGCAGTACCCCTATACTTTCGAATGGGCAACACAACGGTCCTATAACTATAGGAAGTAACGTTACATTTTCGTGCAACCAGAACTACTCTTTAATCGGTCCATCGAGCGCTGTATGCCACGGAAATGGGTCATGGTCGCCTTTGCCAAATTGTACTAGAGGCAAGTAATATGTTTATATACTTATTTATGTACGTAAATGCCTATTAAATGTCAGCTCGCAATATCATCATTTTACCAGCATTTCACTTCCTCGATAAGTCATACATGATGTATAACATAAAATGGGCAAATCAATATTTACCGCTTTCTAAGacgtatacaaataaaaaatctggAATCTTTTCTTTACATGAAATGGAGGCCATGTTTGATAACCAGTCAATTCGCATCAGGCTCTttagagttatttccctttactTACACACAAAGCGAAATTTGTCGTTCCGGAGTAAAACTTACACGCTTTATCAAAtattcatcatattttttttagtttgcCTTGTTGGTATAAAATGCAGAAAAGGTTCGGTCATCAGGCTAATCACACTGTTCCAAATATTGCCCAATATTTGTATAACTTTCCTAACTCATTCATTTTCCATAGAATCTTCAACAAAATGTGCTGTTATTTGCGTACCGATTAAATTTAAGTCAAGTCGGATTCTGCGAATTTTTCTATACAGGACCATTTTTCCagtgtatttaaatgtttaaatgtttatgttttttaattcatcaattgagGTAACGAACAGTGTCAGTCTTTTCGTGTAATCAATTTTGCAATTCAATTGATTATTTGGATATGTAATTTTGGACTGGTTCTATTATTTGGCAAACTAGGAAAACTGACATTCCAAAAAAGTTTTATACATAAAGGACATAAAGTAAAGCTGAATCTTGCAATGCATCTTTACAAAGGCTAATTTAACAGCAAGAAAATCGTTTTCTTAAAGTGTACTAGTTTCAGTATTGGTAGTTGGACGGTAATCCCGACATGTATTCTAATTGGGATATCTTTAtaagaaaaatattgtttaacataaaaGTTGAGAATACATCAATAATGGGAATACAATATTCAAGTATACCCAAAGTAATACATAATTAACAAAATGCGAACTGTTTATAGCTCAATCAATATGGAATAAAATCTAGATCAATATATAATACGATCAggaatacactttatttattttaaccatGGAAACAAGCGTAGTCAATGttatttgtgtaatttttttcttttattttgtacatttatATGAACTCGCGATGAGCTGAACAATATCACACAAAAGTTTTTCATCTTATGAACTCTGTTTGCTTCAGATTGTGGTGTGCCGTTTGTAGACAACGCAGAGTGGTCAGGATCTAGCACGACGCTGGGATCCAACGTAACCTTCACTTGCAATACCAGCTACGTTCTGCAAGGTAACACGACGTCTACTTGCCAGGCCACCGGATCATGGAGCCCCCTGCCCTCCTGTAGCTACCGTACgttcattttaaaaattgaaagtCTATCTGGTCGTTTTAATGTAGATTTTTATCTATagctgatatatatttattttgttcaacTAATGTTCATAGTCGCTACAAAACAGACACGTAATTCTTTGTTACGGTAAGATATTTTTTACTTTACGAAAATGTATTCTTGTTGTAGAGTCGAAACATGTATCATATATTAAGTAAGCAAGATATAACACGATAAATAGATGTAGCTACATGTATAAGTCGTAATAAATGCTTTGTTTTGATATACGTATTCGCTAAATATCATTATTGTCCTAAATGCCTTTGCCACTGTGTAAGATGATGTAATATTCTgattttatttattctttttaaatatagAGTGTGAAGAGGTGGCAGTCATTCCCAACGGAAAGGTTGCACACTCATGCTTACGCTTACTACAGTCATGCACTGTTCAAATTTCGTGCAATTCTACGCACGATCTCATTGGTCAATATAACATCATTTGCGTGCCAGGTGGTTGGAGTCACGAATGGCCTAAATGCAGACCAAAGGGTAAGACTTTGTCGGAAAGCTGAGGCGGTTGTCATCGCTCATGTTGTATAAAAAGATTTTGTTTGCGTTAAAATTCAACATGCGTTATAATCATCGATTATCTGCGGATACATATACAAAGAAATATCTTTATTTGCTTAACCCACTGTATGTTATGGATCAAATAAGGATAATTAATCAATGATGTATACGATGTTTATGTATTGAATATCCAATTTGTTAATTTtactttatgttttataataatcgCATGTTAGTTATTGTTCTTGACGATTTCAATAACATGCACTTACAACAATTAGAACACATACGTTATTTTTACAGCCCAGTTAAGGGGATCGTTGACCAGTATCACTTTGTTCATTAAACCACCTAGTGACGAACAAGGGCTCAAAAGATTCATGGACGCACTAGGAGCTGAGGTATTTAATGCAATTCATTTCTGCAGACTcacaaataacatttatattgacCGGTTCATCATCGTCGAAAAGCAAAATATATCTTTCGAAACGTATGGCACGCCGTAGCTCTCTTACGTTGTTACATTTCTGTCTGTCTTCTTTAGAAGGTGTCTTATTATGTCCAACCGTCGTGATATTTtgtccatatttgttgttgtcttGTCAAAAAACAGTCGTATTATTCAAACCGTCTTGTTATCTTGTGGTGCTGACTTGTCTacatacagtcttattatgtaaaaccgtcgtgttatcttgtccaaatgtgatttTGACTTGCCAAAACATAGTCTTTTTATgccaaaccgtcgtgttatcttttccaaatgtgatgttgacttgtcaaaacacagtcttattatgtcaaacagtaatATTGTCCAattgtgatgttgacttgtcaaaacacagttctactatgtcaacccgtcgtgttatcttgtcgaaatatggtgctgacttgtcaaaatacagtcctattatgtcgaaccgtcgtgttatcttgtccaaatgtgatgttgacttgtcaaaatacagtcttattatgtccaacagtcgtgttatcttgtccagatatggtgctgacttgtcaaaataagtcctattatgtcaaaccgtcgtgttatcttgtccaaatgtgatgttgacttgtcaaaacacagtgatattatgtcaaacagccgtgttatcttgtccaaatgtttgacataataagactgtgttttgacaagtcaacgcCACATTCGGACAAGACAACATGACGGTTTGACAAATCATCACCACATTTTGACAATATAatacgactgtttgacataataagactgtattttgacaagtaaacaccacatattgacaaaatatcacgacggtttgacataataagacacttagagaagacagaaagaaatgtaacaacctaagacagctatggcgttccatagaaacggattatttttattttgtaatttgacATTCATTATCTCGTATTGTATTGTGCGCTTGACCAATCAAAAGTGACTCATTTTTTTCCGATACGTTACGTTCTGATTATATTTGGCCTAGTACATGTATCCAAGTTAAATTAGACTATGAAGTATGTTACTCCAAAAGAAGTTAACATAATAATTGCAGCATAACTCACTCAATACTTTTAAAGATAGATCTACATATAAGTTTACAGAATCGTTCCGAACTTTAAATTTGTTAACTGCACCGTTAGTTCAACTTCCTCCTGCATAAAGTTAACTACATTTTATTCCAAATTATAGCCCTTGATTTGATCCTAGCTTTGCTTTCTTATTTCGTATAACCGTAAATATACGTAATTATTGTTTGTTGTATAAAGCGAGACtatatgattttgtcaaatatttgtgaatttatataaaatgcgtaaacaacttattatacatatatttcaataaaaataaaaataaaagttaagaagaacatgtgtcgaaaaatgcgaaataagccagacatttaattctgaaatcgacaatgtctgtacagtcgaattggccagcatgtatatcatgcatgtacgatgtgcatctaaattaagtttaacggttcatttttaatTCCTGccacgatatctattcatacgacacacaaacactatctccgatcctaataaaaagacgaatgcttcggttattgtaggaaaatatgtacgaaatatcttcgtcacaatcggctcggggcgctaatttgtctttgctgcattttataaaattcgtcttcaatgtataatttgtcttgcctattttgtgttattgtaacatattttattttttatcaatatacatgtattacaatttaacacatatacaaatcgtatagtctcgctttaagacAGATTTAAGTTGCAAGTATTTTTAACGTCTACATGAGCAATACACACTCCATATAGTCTATCTTAAAATAGGGGGCACACAATTGtttaagtatttaaatgttatatgttGCTTTTTAGCTCGATGACCATTTCAAAACTGAGATGGGATCTTATTACGAGTCAGTTACAGTACATTCCATCAGGTaacgtattttaaaataatgtataaataaatttACTTAGTAAGTTAACGAAAGTCACATAAAACTGCTACCCTAAAACGCATTTTGTaagtatttgttttcttttcttgaATTATTTCTGACACGGAAACAATtccttttgtttaacaaaacatTGATGTTTTACTTTCATTGACTCTTTCCTGTCGTCCGGCAAATTGCGTTTATCGTATTCATGATTAGATTTCTGTTATAAACTTTAATTTCATTAGGTtacatgttaatgaaaatatttacatGAATTTAAAGTTTTCAAATGTAATTAATGTTTACAAGAAAAATACCACAAcaatattgattttgttgttatttgtaatacattttaGCCGAGCTTTGGAGACACTTGACTGAATGCATatactaaattataaaaaatactatACACGAATGTAAAGTTGTCAGAATCAAAATCAACCCAAAAGTTCAAATTATATGAATATGCATGTAGCTCCAACGGAGTGGCAAACATCTCGTTTTACATCGGAAACACGGACGCGGCCACAGCATCATTTGCGAGTTCCATGGCGGCTCTAATCAAGGGCGAACCAATCACCGTGCTGAACAACAAAACCAGGGTTAAAGCAGCCACACTGGAGTCTGGACAACAAGGTCAGTGCATGTGTTAAGTGACACAGCGTTAATTACTATACAGTACACATGACTTCGTTAGAGACACGTGTGGACAGTTAAACGTTAAAAGTTTCAGTTATATTTCATCAAGTTAAACAGGCGGTACAGTTTCAATTGTATAATGCTTTGTTTTATGTGCTGTTTTGCACTGATGTTATACATTTCCATGACATTGCAGCATGATGAATCACTTCTTATTTTATTGAAACGACggcattaaattatttaatgttacacttaaaatatttaaatattgtgaCATTTATATAATATGGCTTTTCATGACTTGTCTTTATTAAAATGATGATTAAAATGTTCCTAACAAATAGCATAAACAGGTTAAGGTCACTTAACATAAAATACTTATGAAATTAACTTGACAGTTATGAGCTCAATATGTTATAGTTTCATCTGACTAAGTATCACATACCACATggaatttcattttcaaaatatttgtttaaagatttaAGTTTGCGATAGTTAATGCATCGCGACACGATTAGTATATAAGTTATGATTAACTTACTTTTCTGTTTTGCAGTCAGTTTAAACCAAACAGAGGCGGAGATGTCTTGCGCCATTTACGAGTCAATCCAAGGGTTATGTCCCACTCAGACAAAGTGCAAATATGTAGATGAGAAACCGGTTTGTGAGTAAGTACTATGCCCTAGCGATTATAAACTATAAGCTGTTACGCCGACGACTGTATAACACAAGTAGATAACGCGAACTGTTCTGCAAAAACAGAAATGCGTACGTGACTGTTTAAACACTATTTGTGAATACAAAGTAGCCTGGAATCAAAATAGAGGATTCTAACATAAGATAAATTGTATTCATTCTGTCCTTCGGTCGGTATCATTTGTTAACCCTCTCGATATTTCCTATACATTTTAATGGAGTTTTATGAAGCTCCACTCAATCATTAAaagggcctttttacagattttgaagtttgtcattaaatgctttatattgataaatgtaaacataacattttaaaagttccagtaaaaaatcaaatataaaattttaaaaagggaaaaaagtagcccgcagcagggctcgaaccagtgacccccggaatcctgaagtaaaaacgcattagccaaatgagctatcctgccaagcatacataagatgtgtattttataccttatataagctatcttcgtagtttcacaaatttaaccgacaacaacagaactctccaaattattcaatcgtttcgcgttgcaacgctttaaaaattttaggtttttaaatcgtcaaaatatgcatataatggctatatttgaccatggcaaaataaatgttcagtaatactgtttcctcacaaatatcactactaaaccgaaaatttgcgaatctaaaacatcttttttcaattttgtcaatttaccaaaccgtgaaaagatccctttatggTCATTGAGTTAATGTGTGAAATGCATGAGTAAGTCACGGCGGTTAAAGTCACAATT of Dreissena polymorpha isolate Duluth1 chromosome 15, UMN_Dpol_1.0, whole genome shotgun sequence contains these proteins:
- the LOC127859591 gene encoding uncharacterized protein LOC127859591; amino-acid sequence: MTFTASASNCGVPFVDNAEWSGSSTTLGSNVTFTCNTSYVLQGNTTSTCQATGSWSPLPSCSYQCEEVAVIPNGKVAHSCLRLLQSCTVQISCNSTHDLIGQYNIICVPGGWSHEWPKCRPKAQLRGSLTSITLFIKPPSDEQGLKRFMDALGAELDDHFKTEMGSYYESVTVHSISSNGVANISFYIGNTDAATASFASSMAALIKGEPITVLNNKTRVKAATLESGQQVSLNQTEAEMSCAIYESIQGLCPTQTKCKYVDEKPVYDFALLVGLGVGIPLFLIAALVLGLLTYRMCRNRRKMVEDDDTVSSYSTYKPVMGPYLPAIIPTRYNPMGRPGPIYSNEHGWDNMSEIGRNNAPSDVEVSIGFEDQLYRSEQPSNFSWDHMYPRINERL